One Bdellovibrio bacteriovorus str. Tiberius DNA segment encodes these proteins:
- the gspE gene encoding type II secretion system ATPase GspE, which yields MLNNPSVVRPVTVGEALAAKEFSTADEVVSDLCKELGLDFIRDIPVSEIAVDLIRDLPINYAKQHNVLPYKEDADLLVVLTSNPVNLKALDDMKVLFGKRVRPLITTSSRVQDAINKVYEKSTANLSGLDEIAEEDYDLDDPIVDLLEAGEDDAPVIKMVNSLLFRAVKEKASDIHIEPYEKDMAVRFRTDGILFDVFKPPKKLQNAITSRIKVMANLNIAEKRLPQDGRIPLKVGGKDIDIRLSCVPTTFGERLVMRIQDRSSVVRELAALGFSQDNLSKMEEDILTRSYGIFLVTGPTGSGKSTTLYGALSKLNQPDVNILTVEDPVEQRIHGIGQVQVNSKIGLTFAAGLRSFLRQDPDIIMVGEIRDLETAELAIQASLTGHLVLSTLHTNDSAGAFPRLIDFGVEPFLIATSITGVIAQRLVRVLCPHCKAPHEATDFEIQLLGITREEANKANICKAMGCNHCSQKGYSGRTNIGELMIVTDDIRSLIMQRKDGNTIKRQAVANGMRTFRDHGIQKVLAGITTIEELTSNTQLDI from the coding sequence GTGTTAAACAACCCTTCGGTGGTGAGACCCGTCACCGTCGGCGAGGCTTTGGCTGCGAAGGAATTTTCCACGGCGGATGAAGTGGTCTCCGATCTGTGCAAAGAACTGGGCCTGGATTTTATCCGGGACATCCCCGTCAGCGAGATCGCAGTCGACTTGATCCGGGACCTTCCTATCAACTACGCAAAACAGCACAACGTCCTTCCCTACAAGGAAGACGCGGACCTGCTGGTGGTACTGACCAGTAATCCGGTGAACCTCAAAGCCCTGGATGACATGAAGGTGCTGTTCGGAAAGCGCGTGCGCCCTCTGATCACCACCTCCAGCCGTGTTCAGGATGCGATCAATAAAGTTTACGAAAAAAGCACCGCGAATCTTTCGGGTCTGGATGAAATCGCCGAAGAAGATTACGACCTGGATGATCCTATCGTGGATTTGCTTGAGGCCGGCGAAGATGACGCTCCGGTGATCAAGATGGTGAACAGCCTTCTATTCCGTGCGGTGAAAGAAAAAGCGTCTGATATCCACATCGAGCCTTATGAAAAAGACATGGCCGTGCGCTTCCGTACGGACGGTATTTTGTTCGACGTGTTCAAACCACCTAAAAAGCTTCAAAACGCCATCACGTCCCGTATCAAAGTTATGGCCAATCTGAACATCGCCGAAAAGCGTTTGCCCCAGGACGGTCGTATTCCTTTGAAAGTCGGTGGTAAAGATATCGATATTCGTCTGTCTTGCGTCCCTACCACGTTCGGTGAGCGTCTGGTTATGCGTATTCAAGACAGGTCTTCTGTGGTGCGCGAACTGGCGGCTTTGGGCTTCTCTCAGGATAATCTGTCCAAAATGGAAGAGGACATCCTGACCAGATCCTACGGGATCTTCCTGGTTACGGGTCCGACGGGTTCTGGTAAGTCCACCACTTTGTATGGTGCCCTTTCCAAGCTGAATCAGCCTGACGTGAATATCCTGACAGTTGAAGATCCGGTGGAGCAACGTATCCACGGTATCGGTCAGGTGCAAGTGAACTCAAAGATCGGCCTGACTTTCGCAGCCGGCCTTCGTTCCTTCCTTCGTCAAGACCCTGACATCATCATGGTCGGTGAGATTCGTGACTTGGAAACAGCCGAACTGGCGATCCAGGCCTCTTTGACGGGTCACTTGGTTCTATCCACACTGCATACGAATGACTCCGCCGGGGCCTTCCCCCGTCTGATCGACTTCGGGGTTGAGCCGTTCCTGATTGCAACTTCCATCACGGGTGTTATCGCCCAGCGTTTGGTGCGTGTTCTTTGCCCGCACTGTAAAGCCCCGCATGAAGCCACGGATTTCGAAATTCAGCTGCTGGGTATCACTCGCGAAGAAGCCAACAAGGCCAATATCTGCAAAGCAATGGGTTGCAACCACTGCTCGCAGAAAGGTTATTCCGGTCGTACCAATATTGGAGAGTTGATGATCGTAACGGATGACATCCGCTCATTGATCATGCAGCGTAAAGACGGTAATACAATTAAAAGACAAGCAGTTGCCAACGGAATGAGGACCTTCCGTGACCACGGGATTCAAAAAGTCCTTGCGGGTATCACGACAATTGAAGAACTGACCTCCAATACGCAACTGGATATTTAA
- the gspF gene encoding type II secretion system inner membrane protein GspF, with translation MPIFEYKGLSKDGRNVKGTIDAENQRAARTKLKKDNIFVIDIKDKKKVDPKKKSGPRATKTVGVKDLSLMTRQLATLIKANIPLVDALTAVSEQVENPTLAEALADCKNMVNEGSTLHKAMLKYPNVFTTIYVSMVEAGEMSGSLDVILMRLAEFTEAQADLRAKVSSAMTYPVIMLVVTFGLMGFLFIFLIPKMVTVFESAPQLQLPWYTVALIDASQFAVNYWYLILGSMLIVYLLFRNWRNTPAGKNQWDAISLKLPLIGPTVRMVAVSRFTRTLATLLNGGVPMLAAMDIVRNVVDNHVLAKAIDEARSNISEGESIAGPLKKSGQFPPIVIHMVNIGEKTGELENMLSQVSDAYDFQVKTKLEGLTSIMGPIVIVIMGAAIGMIVMAVMVPMFEMANVAG, from the coding sequence ATGCCTATTTTTGAGTACAAAGGCCTGTCGAAAGACGGAAGAAACGTTAAAGGGACCATCGACGCTGAGAACCAGCGTGCGGCCCGCACCAAGCTCAAAAAAGACAATATCTTTGTCATCGACATCAAAGACAAAAAGAAGGTCGATCCAAAAAAGAAATCCGGTCCCCGCGCCACAAAAACTGTTGGCGTCAAAGACCTTTCTTTGATGACCCGTCAGCTGGCGACTTTGATCAAAGCCAACATTCCCTTGGTCGACGCGCTGACAGCCGTTTCTGAACAGGTTGAAAACCCGACGCTGGCAGAAGCTTTGGCCGACTGTAAGAACATGGTCAACGAAGGTTCAACTTTGCATAAAGCGATGTTGAAGTACCCGAACGTTTTCACCACGATCTATGTGTCAATGGTGGAAGCCGGTGAAATGTCAGGAAGCTTGGATGTCATCTTGATGCGTCTGGCGGAATTCACCGAGGCGCAGGCCGATTTGCGCGCTAAAGTCAGCAGTGCCATGACTTATCCGGTGATCATGCTGGTTGTGACGTTTGGTTTGATGGGCTTCTTGTTCATCTTCCTGATTCCGAAAATGGTGACCGTGTTTGAGTCTGCTCCGCAATTGCAGCTTCCGTGGTACACGGTGGCTTTGATTGATGCGTCCCAGTTCGCGGTGAATTACTGGTACTTGATTTTGGGAAGCATGCTGATTGTGTATCTGCTTTTCCGTAACTGGAGAAACACTCCGGCTGGTAAAAACCAGTGGGATGCGATTTCTTTGAAATTACCGCTGATCGGCCCGACGGTTCGCATGGTGGCAGTGTCCCGCTTCACCCGTACTTTGGCAACCCTGCTTAACGGTGGCGTGCCGATGCTGGCTGCGATGGATATTGTCAGAAACGTTGTCGACAATCACGTTCTGGCTAAAGCGATCGATGAAGCCCGCAGCAATATTTCTGAGGGTGAATCTATTGCCGGTCCTTTGAAAAAATCCGGCCAGTTCCCGCCTATCGTGATTCACATGGTGAACATCGGTGAAAAAACCGGCGAGCTGGAAAACATGCTAAGCCAGGTCTCTGACGCCTATGACTTCCAGGTAAAAACCAAATTGGAAGGTCTGACCAGCATCATGGGTCCGATCGTTATCGTTATCATGGGTGCCGCGATCGGTATGATCGTTATGGCCGTCATGGTCCCAATGTTCGAAATGGCGAACGTTGCGGGGTAG